One Bradyrhizobium sp. ISRA464 genomic window carries:
- the rdgB gene encoding RdgB/HAM1 family non-canonical purine NTP pyrophosphatase, whose amino-acid sequence MHRRITGRLVIATHNPGKLAEMRELLAPHGIEAVSAGELGLAEPEETGDNFRANAAIKASAAAKAAGLPAFADDSGLVVDALDGAPGIYSARWAGEGKDFMAAMTRIERLLQERGAATPEQRKAHFVSALCVAWPDDHLDEVEARVDGTLVWPPRGTAGFGYDPAFLPDGYTRTFGEMTSIEKHGLPPLGLGLSHRARAFVKLVEICLEPR is encoded by the coding sequence ATGCACCGCCGAATCACCGGAAGGCTCGTGATCGCCACCCATAATCCCGGCAAGCTTGCCGAGATGCGGGAACTGCTGGCGCCGCACGGTATCGAGGCGGTGTCGGCCGGCGAGCTCGGCCTCGCCGAGCCCGAAGAGACCGGGGACAATTTTCGCGCCAATGCGGCGATCAAGGCGTCCGCGGCGGCCAAGGCGGCGGGATTGCCAGCCTTTGCGGATGATTCCGGCCTTGTGGTCGACGCGCTGGACGGGGCGCCGGGCATCTATTCGGCGCGCTGGGCCGGCGAGGGCAAGGATTTCATGGCCGCGATGACGCGGATCGAGCGCCTGCTGCAGGAGCGCGGCGCCGCCACTCCCGAACAGCGCAAGGCGCATTTCGTCTCGGCGCTGTGCGTGGCCTGGCCTGATGATCATCTCGACGAGGTCGAGGCCCGCGTCGATGGAACCCTGGTCTGGCCGCCGCGCGGCACCGCCGGCTTCGGCTACGATCCGGCCTTCCTGCCCGACGGATACACACGTACATTCGGCGAGATGACCAGCATCGAGAAGCACGGCCTGCCGCCGCTCGGGCTTGGCCTGTCGCATCGCGCGCGCGCCTTCGTGAAGCTCGTGGAGATTTGCCTTGAGCCGCGCTGA
- the hemW gene encoding radical SAM family heme chaperone HemW yields MSRAERAAFGVYVHWPFCLSKCPYCDFNSHVRHAPVDEERFVSAFAREIETTAARVPGREVSSIFLGGGTPSLMQPQTVGAVLDAIGKHWQVARDVEVTLEANPTSVEATRFRGYRAAGVNRVSLGVQALDDASLKALGRLHTAREALDAVAIARSAFDRYSFDLIYARPDQTPQMWASELKQAIAEAAEHLSLYQLTIEEGTPFFGLHAAGKLQTPDEATARALYDVTQEVCTREGLPAYEISNHARIGAECRHNLVYWRGEEYAGIGPGAHGRLDIDGVRHATATEKRPEAWLMRVESSGHGVTTDDSLNSEERADEFLLMGLRLAEGIDPRRYAALSGRQLDPHRIAMLREEGAIAVDADGRLRVTKSGFPVLDAVVADLAA; encoded by the coding sequence TTGAGCCGCGCTGAACGAGCAGCCTTCGGCGTCTACGTGCACTGGCCGTTCTGCCTGTCGAAATGCCCGTATTGCGATTTCAACAGCCACGTCCGGCATGCGCCCGTCGACGAGGAGCGCTTCGTAAGCGCATTTGCCCGCGAGATCGAGACGACGGCCGCGCGTGTGCCAGGACGCGAAGTCTCCTCGATCTTCCTCGGCGGCGGCACGCCCTCGCTGATGCAGCCGCAGACCGTCGGCGCGGTGCTCGATGCGATCGGCAAGCACTGGCAGGTCGCGCGCGATGTCGAGGTCACGCTCGAGGCCAATCCGACCAGCGTGGAGGCGACACGCTTTCGTGGCTATCGCGCTGCCGGCGTCAACCGCGTCTCGCTCGGCGTCCAGGCGCTGGACGATGCATCACTGAAGGCGCTGGGGCGCTTGCACACGGCGCGCGAGGCGCTCGATGCGGTTGCGATCGCGCGCTCCGCGTTCGACCGCTATTCCTTCGATCTGATCTATGCGCGTCCCGACCAGACGCCGCAGATGTGGGCGAGCGAATTGAAGCAGGCGATCGCGGAAGCGGCCGAACATTTGTCGCTCTATCAGCTCACGATCGAGGAAGGCACACCGTTCTTCGGACTGCACGCCGCCGGCAAGTTGCAGACGCCGGATGAAGCGACCGCACGCGCGCTCTATGATGTGACGCAGGAGGTCTGCACCCGCGAAGGCTTGCCCGCCTACGAAATCTCCAATCACGCCCGCATCGGCGCCGAGTGCAGGCACAACCTCGTCTACTGGCGCGGCGAGGAATATGCCGGCATTGGCCCCGGCGCGCATGGCCGGCTCGACATCGATGGGGTGAGACACGCGACCGCGACCGAGAAACGGCCCGAGGCGTGGCTGATGCGGGTCGAATCAAGCGGGCACGGCGTCACCACCGACGATAGCCTCAACAGCGAAGAACGCGCAGACGAATTCCTGTTGATGGGACTGCGGCTCGCCGAGGGCATCGATCCCAGGCGCTATGCGGCGCTGTCAGGTCGTCAGCTCGATCCGCACCGCATCGCCATGTTGCGCGAGGAAGGCGCGATCGCGGTCGATGCCGACGGGCGGCTACGGGTGACGAAGTCTGGCTTCCCGGTGCTCGACGCCGTCGTTGCGGATCTTGCCGCTTAG
- a CDS encoding IS5 family transposase (programmed frameshift): MGVMDRLVLSDAAWERMAPLIIGRPDQKGSTGRDNRMFVEGVLWIVRTGSPWRDLPEVFGDWNSVFRRFSRWSTKGVWWRIFEAMSDDPDFEYLIVDSTIVRAHQHAAGAKKGGEDQALGRSRGGLSTKIHMAVRGLGCPVRFTLTAGQKGDAPQAAALIEGLPAEVVIADTAYDADHLRQDIAAKKALAVIPNNPSRALKYPLDKHLYAQRHLVECCFSKLKQFRRVATRFEKTARNYRAVVTLAAIVLWMR; this comes from the exons TTGGGTGTGATGGATCGTTTGGTGTTGAGCGACGCGGCCTGGGAGCGCATGGCGCCGCTGATCATCGGCCGGCCCGACCAGAAGGGCTCGACCGGGCGAGACAACCGGATGTTCGTGGAAGGTGTGCTTTGGATCGTGCGGACCGGCTCTCCCTGGCGTGATCTTCCGGAGGTGTTCGGGGACTGGAACAGCGTGTTCCGGCGCTTCAGCCGATGGAGCACCAAGGGTGTTTGGTGGCGGATCTTCGAGGCGATGTCCGACGACCCAGACTTCGAATATCTAATCGTCGATTCCACCATCGTCCGGGCGCATCAGCACGCCGCTGGGGCGAAAAAAGGGGGC GAAGATCAGGCGCTTGGCCGCTCGCGCGGCGGCCTGAGCACGAAGATCCATATGGCCGTTCGCGGTCTTGGATGTCCTGTCCGGTTCACGCTCACCGCAGGCCAGAAGGGCGATGCACCGCAAGCCGCCGCATTGATCGAGGGACTGCCCGCCGAGGTCGTCATCGCCGACACAGCCTATGACGCCGACCATTTGCGCCAAGACATCGCCGCCAAAAAGGCGCTCGCCGTGATCCCCAACAACCCGTCACGCGCGCTCAAATATCCGCTCGACAAGCATCTCTATGCCCAGCGCCATCTCGTGGAATGCTGCTTCTCCAAACTCAAGCAGTTCCGTCGCGTCGCTACCCGCTTCGAAAAAACCGCCCGAAATTACCGAGCCGTCGTCACTCTCGCTGCCATCGTCCTATGGATGCGATAA
- the leuS gene encoding leucine--tRNA ligase, with protein sequence MTSERYNARESEPRWQRLWDDKAIFASKNDDKRPKYYVLEMFPYPSGRIHIGHVRNYTLGDVLARYMRAKGFNVLHPMGWDAFGLPAENAAIERKVAPKAWTYDNIAAMKKQLKSIGLSLDWSREFATCDSSYYKHQQKMFLDMLRAGLAEREKRKLNWDPVDMTVLANEQVIDGRGWRSGAIVEQREMSQWVFKITKYSEELLEALDGLDRWPDKVRLMQRNWIGRSEGLLIRFALDTATPPAGESELKIFTTRPDTLFGAKFMAISADHPLAQAAAAKNPKLAEFISEIKKIGTAQEIIDTAEKQGFDTGIKAIHPFDPSWKLPVYVANFVLMEYGTGAIFGCPAHDQRDLDFVNKYGLGNVPVVCPEGQDPKSFVITDTAYDGDGRMINSRFLDGMTIEQAKEEVAKRLESEMRPLPNSSPQAGEGRVGAVGERQVNFRLRDWGISRQRYWGCPIPVIHCPKCDVVPVPDDQLPVTLPEDVTFDKPGNALDHHPTWKHVTCPKCGGKAVRETDTMDTFVDSSWYFARFTDPWNENAPTTPAVANRMMPVDQYIGGVEHAILHLLYSRFFTRAMKATGHIDMKEPFAGMFTQGMVVHETYQKADGTYVTPAEVKVEIGGNGRRAVLMATGEDIEIGPIEKMSKSKKNTVDPDDIIASYGADVARWFMLSDSPPDRDVIWSDERVQGASRFVQRLWRLVNESAEIAKSAPAARSATFGPEALALRKAAHGALDKVSSGIERLHFNVCLAHIREFANALAEVLGKGDKPAPDVVWAIKEAATILVHLFSPMMPHLAEECWAVLGQSGLVSEAGWPQIERDLLVEDSVTLVVQVNGKKRGDVTVPRTAQNPDIEAAVLALDAVKLALGGKPVRKVIVVPMRIVNVVG encoded by the coding sequence ATGACCTCTGAACGCTACAACGCCCGTGAATCCGAGCCCCGCTGGCAGCGCCTGTGGGACGACAAGGCGATCTTCGCCTCGAAGAACGACGATAAGCGGCCGAAATATTACGTGCTCGAGATGTTTCCCTATCCGTCCGGGCGCATCCATATCGGGCACGTCAGGAACTACACGCTGGGCGACGTGCTGGCGCGCTACATGCGCGCCAAGGGCTTCAACGTGCTGCATCCGATGGGCTGGGATGCGTTCGGCCTGCCGGCGGAGAACGCCGCGATCGAGCGCAAGGTGGCGCCGAAGGCCTGGACCTACGACAACATCGCCGCGATGAAGAAGCAGCTCAAGTCGATCGGGCTGTCGCTCGACTGGAGCCGGGAGTTCGCGACCTGCGATTCCTCCTACTACAAGCATCAGCAGAAGATGTTCCTGGACATGCTGCGCGCGGGCCTCGCCGAGCGCGAGAAGCGCAAGCTGAACTGGGATCCGGTCGACATGACCGTGCTCGCCAACGAGCAGGTGATCGACGGCCGCGGCTGGCGCTCGGGCGCGATCGTCGAGCAGCGCGAGATGAGCCAGTGGGTCTTCAAGATCACGAAGTACTCGGAGGAGCTGCTGGAGGCGCTCGACGGCCTGGACCGCTGGCCCGACAAGGTGCGGCTGATGCAGCGCAACTGGATCGGCCGCTCCGAAGGCCTCTTGATCCGCTTTGCGCTTGATACGGCGACGCCGCCGGCCGGCGAGAGCGAGCTGAAGATCTTCACCACGCGGCCGGACACGCTGTTCGGCGCGAAGTTCATGGCGATCTCCGCCGATCATCCGCTGGCGCAGGCCGCGGCCGCGAAGAACCCCAAGCTTGCGGAGTTCATCTCCGAGATCAAGAAGATCGGCACCGCGCAGGAGATCATCGACACCGCCGAGAAGCAGGGCTTCGACACCGGCATCAAGGCGATCCATCCGTTCGACCCGAGCTGGAAGCTGCCGGTCTATGTCGCGAATTTCGTGCTGATGGAATACGGCACCGGCGCGATCTTCGGCTGTCCGGCACACGACCAGCGCGACCTCGACTTCGTCAACAAATACGGGCTCGGCAACGTGCCGGTGGTCTGCCCCGAGGGCCAGGACCCGAAGAGCTTCGTCATCACCGACACCGCCTATGACGGCGATGGCCGCATGATCAATTCGCGCTTCCTCGACGGCATGACCATCGAGCAGGCGAAGGAAGAGGTCGCCAAGCGCCTTGAGAGCGAGATGCGCCCCTTGCCTAACTCTTCCCCGCAAGCGGGGGAGGGAAGGGTGGGGGCCGTCGGCGAGCGCCAGGTGAATTTCCGCCTGCGCGACTGGGGCATTTCACGCCAGCGCTATTGGGGCTGCCCGATCCCGGTGATCCATTGTCCCAAGTGCGACGTGGTGCCGGTGCCCGACGACCAGTTGCCGGTGACGCTGCCGGAGGATGTGACCTTCGACAAGCCGGGCAACGCGCTCGACCATCACCCGACCTGGAAGCACGTCACCTGCCCGAAATGCGGCGGCAAGGCGGTGCGCGAAACCGACACGATGGACACCTTCGTCGACTCGTCCTGGTACTTCGCGCGCTTCACCGATCCCTGGAACGAGAACGCGCCGACGACGCCCGCGGTCGCCAACCGGATGATGCCGGTCGACCAGTATATCGGCGGCGTCGAGCACGCGATCCTGCATCTGCTCTACAGCCGCTTCTTCACCCGCGCGATGAAGGCGACCGGCCACATCGACATGAAGGAGCCGTTCGCCGGCATGTTCACCCAGGGCATGGTGGTGCACGAGACCTACCAGAAGGCCGACGGCACCTATGTCACGCCGGCCGAGGTGAAGGTCGAGATCGGCGGCAACGGCCGCCGCGCGGTGTTGATGGCGACCGGCGAAGACATCGAGATCGGTCCGATCGAGAAGATGTCGAAGTCCAAGAAGAACACCGTCGACCCCGACGACATCATCGCGAGCTACGGCGCCGATGTCGCGCGCTGGTTCATGCTGTCCGACTCGCCGCCGGATCGCGACGTGATCTGGAGCGACGAGCGCGTGCAGGGCGCCTCGCGCTTCGTGCAGCGGCTGTGGCGGCTGGTGAACGAATCGGCCGAGATCGCAAAGTCGGCGCCGGCGGCGCGGTCGGCGACCTTCGGGCCCGAGGCACTCGCCTTGCGCAAGGCCGCGCACGGTGCGCTCGACAAGGTTTCGTCGGGCATCGAGCGGCTGCACTTCAACGTCTGCCTCGCCCATATCCGCGAGTTCGCCAACGCATTGGCCGAGGTATTGGGGAAGGGTGACAAGCCCGCGCCCGACGTCGTCTGGGCGATAAAAGAGGCCGCGACCATCCTGGTCCACCTGTTCTCGCCCATGATGCCGCATCTGGCCGAGGAGTGCTGGGCGGTTCTGGGCCAGAGCGGGCTGGTATCGGAGGCCGGTTGGCCTCAAATCGAGCGCGATTTGCTGGTCGAAGACAGCGTGACCCTGGTCGTTCAGGTCAACGGCAAGAAGCGGGGTGATGTTACTGTGCCACGCACCGCCCAAAATCCGGATATAGAGGCTGCCGTTTTGGCGCTCGATGCGGTAAAACTCGCCCTGGGCGGCAAACCCGTCCGCAAGGTGATCGTAGTTCCCATGAGGATCGTGAATGTCGTCGGCTAG
- the rph gene encoding ribonuclease PH has product MRPSRRAPDELRPVSLERGVVKYAEGSCMVKFGDTHVLVTATLEERLPPWLKGQGRGWVTAEYGMLPRATLERTRREASAGKQGGRTVEIQRLIGRSLRAAIDLEALGERQITVDCDVIQADGGTRTASITGAWVALADCINWMKARNMLKANVLRDNVAAISCGIYQGTPVLDLDYAEDSEAETDANFVMTGDGRIIEVQGTAEKTPFSQDEFLALMALARKGVARLVDLQKIAVA; this is encoded by the coding sequence ATGCGGCCAAGCCGCCGTGCGCCCGATGAACTGCGTCCCGTGTCGCTGGAACGCGGCGTCGTCAAATATGCCGAGGGTTCCTGCATGGTGAAGTTCGGCGACACCCATGTGCTGGTGACCGCCACGCTGGAGGAGCGGCTGCCGCCCTGGCTCAAGGGCCAGGGCCGCGGCTGGGTCACCGCCGAATACGGCATGCTGCCGCGCGCCACCCTGGAACGCACCCGCCGCGAGGCCTCCGCCGGCAAGCAGGGTGGCCGCACCGTCGAAATCCAGCGGCTGATCGGCCGTTCGCTGCGCGCGGCCATCGACCTTGAGGCACTGGGCGAGCGCCAGATCACCGTCGATTGCGACGTGATTCAGGCCGATGGCGGCACCCGCACCGCCTCGATCACCGGGGCCTGGGTGGCGCTGGCTGATTGCATCAACTGGATGAAGGCCCGCAACATGCTGAAGGCCAACGTGCTGCGCGACAATGTGGCGGCGATCTCCTGCGGCATCTATCAGGGCACGCCGGTGCTCGATCTCGATTATGCCGAGGATTCCGAAGCCGAGACCGACGCCAATTTCGTCATGACCGGCGACGGCCGCATCATCGAGGTGCAGGGCACCGCCGAGAAGACTCCGTTCTCGCAGGACGAATTCCTGGCGTTGATGGCGCTGGCGCGCAAAGGTGTCGCGCGTCTGGTCGACTTGCAAAAGATCGCGGTGGCGTAG
- the hrcA gene encoding heat-inducible transcriptional repressor HrcA, protein MAHHDPIGLIAPHAGLAQLNERSRDIFRQIVESYLATGEPVGSRNISRLIALPLSPASVRNVMSDLEQLGLIYAPHTSAGRLPTELGLRFFVDALMQVGDLTEDERQSIRTQLASVGRAQTVEAALEEALMRLSGLTRAAAVVLTPKSNARLKHIEFVRLEPEKALVVLVSEDGQIENRVLALPPGVPSSVLTEASNFLNARIRGRTLAEARLELETALTQSRAELDQLTQKVVAAGIASWSGGENEDRQLIVRGHANLLEDLHALDDLERIKSLFDDLETKRGVIDLLGRAERGEGVRIFIGSENKLFSLSGSSTIMAPYSDAQGRIVGVLGVIGPTRLNYARVIPTVDYAARIVSKILGG, encoded by the coding sequence GTGGCTCACCACGATCCGATAGGGTTGATCGCACCGCATGCCGGGCTGGCTCAGCTCAACGAACGTTCACGCGACATTTTTCGTCAAATCGTCGAAAGCTATCTGGCGACCGGCGAGCCGGTCGGCTCGCGCAACATCTCGCGCCTGATCGCCTTGCCGCTGTCGCCGGCCTCGGTCCGCAACGTGATGTCGGACCTCGAGCAACTCGGCCTGATCTACGCGCCGCACACCTCCGCCGGCCGGCTGCCGACCGAACTCGGTCTGCGCTTCTTTGTCGACGCGCTGATGCAGGTCGGCGATCTCACCGAGGACGAGCGGCAGTCGATCCGGACCCAGCTTGCCTCCGTCGGCCGCGCGCAAACGGTCGAGGCCGCGCTGGAGGAAGCCCTGATGCGGCTGTCGGGCCTGACCCGCGCCGCAGCGGTGGTGCTGACGCCGAAGTCGAATGCGCGGCTGAAGCACATCGAATTCGTGCGGCTGGAGCCGGAGAAGGCGCTGGTCGTGCTGGTCAGCGAAGACGGCCAGATCGAAAACCGGGTTCTGGCGCTGCCGCCGGGTGTTCCGTCTTCCGTGCTGACCGAGGCGAGCAATTTCCTCAATGCGCGGATCCGCGGCCGGACGCTGGCCGAAGCGCGCCTCGAGCTCGAGACCGCGTTGACGCAGAGCCGCGCCGAACTGGATCAGCTGACCCAAAAGGTCGTCGCGGCCGGAATCGCGAGCTGGTCCGGCGGCGAGAACGAGGATCGGCAACTGATCGTGCGCGGCCATGCCAATCTGCTCGAGGATCTGCATGCGCTCGACGATCTGGAGCGCATCAAATCGTTGTTCGACGACCTCGAGACCAAGCGCGGCGTGATCGATTTGCTCGGGCGCGCCGAGCGCGGCGAGGGGGTGCGGATTTTTATCGGCTCGGAGAACAAGCTGTTCTCGCTGTCGGGTTCCTCAACCATCATGGCGCCTTACAGCGACGCCCAGGGCCGGATCGTCGGCGTCCTCGGCGTGATCGGGCCGACACGGCTGAATTACGCCAGGGTGATTCCCACGGTCGATTACGCCGCGCGCATCGTGAGCAAGATCCTGGGCGGCTGA